The DNA window TGTCGGAGAGGTGGCGGAAGGTCTCGCGCATATTGTCGAGCGTGGCTTCCAGCATCGGCGAGACCGTGCCGCCGCCGGGCGAGGGCGGGTTGAGGGTTCGTATCGCCGGCGATTGCAATTGCGCCGCCAGTTCGTCCTGCAGGGTCGACTGGAATTCCGGATAGTTCTGAAAGCCGAGCCGGGCCACGAAGCGCAGGATCGTCGGCGAGGAGACACCGGCCGCGGCCGAGAATTCGGCGACCGTCTTCAGGCCGATCATCGGATAGCTCGCGATCAGCGTCTGGGCCGCGCGCCGTTCGCCGGCCGGCATCGCGCCAATCCGGTCGGCGATCAGTTCGGCAATGCTGGAAATCATGTTTTCCCCCACCCGCTGGCCCCGCCCACGAGATCGCATTTGACAAAGCCGGGCAAACTGTATGAAATCATCCATAGGGACGCAATGAGGCAAAATACGTAACATACGATACAGCGCTCCCCGGGGACGGCAGACTATGGAGAAAGCACGGCCCGCCAGCCTTGCATCGTCTGATACCGTGGGGGTGACCAACCCTGGCGGATCAAGCCCCTTCGTGCTCACCTGCGATCACGCCTCCAACTTCCTGCCCGCCGAATTCGGTACGCTCGGCCTTGCCGCCGAGGACCTGTCCCGCCACATCGCCTGGGATCCCGGCGCGCTGCCGGTTGCGCTGCGCATGGCGCAGGCGCTCGATGCGACGCTGGTCGAAAGCCGAATTTCGCGCCTCGTCGTCGACTGCAACCGGCCGCTCGATGCGCCGGACCTTGTGCCGCCGGTCAGCGAAACGACGGTCATTCCCGGCAATGCCGGCCTGTCGGAAAAACAGCGCGCGGCGCGGGTCGCCCTGTCATGGCAGCCGTTTCACGGCGCCATCGAGCGCATCGTCGAGGAACGGCTGGCGCGCGGCCAGGAGACCCGGCTGGTTTCCGTGCATTCCTTCACGCCCGTCTACAAGGGCCGCGACCGGCCCTGGCATATCGGCATCATCCACGATGAGGACCGTCGGCTGGCCTCGCCGCTGATATCGGCGCTCAGGCGGCTTGCCGGCATCACCGTCGGCGTCAACGAACCCTATTCGCCAGCCGACCGCGTCTATTTCACGCTGGAACGGCATGCGCGCTCGCGCGGGCTACCCTGCGCGATGATCGAAATCCGCAACGATGAAATCTCCGGCGAGACCGGGCAGCGGAAATGGGCGGATCTGCTCACGGGCATTTTTTCGGATCTGGAACCAGAGGAGGCCACGCGGCCCAGATCGCATTCAGTCAGAAAGTCAGTCCAATCGGCCAGCTGAAAAACAAACAGGGGACTTCCAATGGCAGCACCGGGTTATACAGACGTTGACAAGGCGGAGGACGTCAAGCACCTCCACAGCATGGGCTATGCCCAGGAACTGGAGCGGCGGCTAAGCCGCTTTTCGAATTTCGCGGTTTCTTTCTCGATCATCTGCATCCTGTCGGGCGGTATCAATTCGCTGGCCCAGGCAACCTCCGGCGCCGGCGGCATCGGTATCGGCATCGGCTGGCTGGTCGGCTGCTTCGTGTCGCTGACCTTTGCCGTTGCCATGTCGCAGATCAGCTCGGCCTATCCGACGGCGGGCGGCTTGTATCACTGGGGTTCGATCCTCGGCAATCGCGGCACCGGCTGGGTGACCGCCTGGCTCAACCTGCTCGGCCTGATCACCGTGCTGGGCGCCATCAATGTCGGCACCTGGACGTTCTTCGTCGGCGCCTTCGGGCCAGCGCTGGGGATTGACGGCTCGCTGACCAACCAGATGATCTTCCTGGTCATCATCACCGGCGCACAAGCCTTGATCAACCATCTCGGCATCAAGCTGACGGCGAAGCTGACCGACTTCTCGGGCTACCTGATCTTCTTTGGCTCGATCCTGATCGCGGTCGTCTGCTTGTTCTCCGCCGAGACCTGGGATTTCAGCCGTCTCTTCACCTTCCACAACTATTCGGGCGACGCCGGCGCCGGTGTCTGGCCGTCCGTCTCCAATGCATGGGTGTTCGCACTCGGCCTCTTGCTGCCGATCTACACGATCACCGGCTACGACGCTTCGGCCCACACCTCCGAGGAAACCATCAAGGCGGCTTCCTCGGTGCCGCGCGCCATGGTCATGTCGGTGATCTGGTCGGCCGTTTTCGGCTATCTGTTCCTGGCCGCTTTCGTGCTGATGATCCCGAATATGGACGATGCCGCCAAGCAGGGCTGGAACGTATTCTTCTGGGCCTTCGACCAGCGCGTCAGCCCCGGCCTCAAGGAGTTCGTCTACCTCGTCGTGTTCATCGCGCAGCTTCTGTGCGGTCTCGCCACCGTCACTTCGGCGTCGCGCATGATCTTCGCCTTCTCGCGTGACGGCGGCCTGCCCGGCTCGGCGGCACTCGCCAAGGTCAGCCCGACCTATCGCACGCCGGTGGCGGCGATCTGGACGGCATCCATCCTGTCGGTGCTGTTCGTCTGGGGCTCGACGCTGGTTTCGGTCGCCGGGACCTCGGCCTACACCATCGTGGTGTCCTGCACCGTCATCTTCCTGTTCCTGTCCTTCACCGTGCCGATCGTGCTCGGGATGCTGGCCTGGGGCACGCCGAAGTGGGACAAGATGGGGCCTTGGAACATGGGGCGCGGCGTGTTCATGCTGTTCGCCTTCCTGTCGATCGTGTCGATGATCCTGATCTTCATCATCGGCATCCAGCCGCCGAACGATTGGGCGCTCTACATCACCGTGGGCTTCTTCGTTCTGACGGCGATCGTGTGGTTCGCCTTCGAACGCAACCGCTTCCAGGGGCCGCCGCTCGGCGACATCATCGCGGCGCGTCAGGCGGCGATCAAGGCGGCGGAACAGGCGGTCGGCGAAACCGGCCACTGACCTCGACCATCAAGGCCATGGCCGGCATCGAGCCGGCCATGGTTTCGTTTATCCCTTTCAATGACCAAGCACTGGAGTGCCGAAGGAATGGCCGGAAATTTCTCGTTCGATCAGTTGAAGAAAGCGGTCTCCAGCGGCGAGATCGACACGGTTCTGGCCTGCATCGTCGACATGCAGGGCCGGCTGGCGGGAAAACGGTTCCTGGCGCAGTACTTCGTCGATTCCGCGCATGACGAAACGCATGGCTGCAACTATCTCCTGGCCGCCGACATCGATATGGAGCCGGTGCCCGGCTACAAGGCGGCGAGCTGGTCGAAGGGCTATGGCGATTTCGTCATGAAGCCGGACCTTGCCACGCTGCGGCGCATTCCCTGGCTGGAAAAGACCGCGCTGGTGATCTGTGACGTGCTTGACCACCACACCCATGACGACCTGCCGCATTCGCCGCGCGCGATCCTGAAGAAGCAGGTCAAGCGGCTGCAGGAGCGCGGCTACATCGGCTACTTCGCTTCCGAACTCGAATTCTATCTGTTCAACGAGACCTACGATTCCGCACGCAAGAAGCACTGGCAGGGCCTTGATACCGCTTCGCCCTATATCGGTGACTACCAGATCGGCATCACCACCAAGGAAGAAGGTGTCATGCGCCGGCTTCGCAACGAGATGGAAGCGGCCGGTATCCCGATCGAGAACTCCAAGGGCGAATGGGGCCCGGGCCAGGAAGAGATCAATGTGCGCTACGCCGAAGCGCTCGACATGGCCGACCGGCACGTCATCCTGAAGAACGGCGCCAAGGAGATCGCCGAGTCCGAAGGCAAGGCGATCTCGTTCATGTCCAAGTACAATTACGGGCTCGCCGGCAATTCCAGCCACATCCACAATTCGCTGTGGAGCGCCGACGGCAAGACGCCGCTGTTCTTCGACAAGAAGGCCGACTGGACGCTGTCGACGCTCGGCCAGCAATGGGCGGCAGGGCAACTGAAATACGCCAAGGAATTCACCTGGTTCCTGGCGCCCTACATCAACTCCTACAAGCGTTTCCAGGCCGGCACCTTCGCGCCGACCAAGATCATGTGGAGCGAGGACAACCGCACCGCCGGCTTCCGCCTGTGCGGCGAGGGCACCAAGGGCATCCGCATGGAGTGCCGCATCGGCGGCGCCGACCTCAACCCCTATCTCGCCTTCGCCGCGCTGATCGCCGCCGGCCTTGCCGGCATCGATGAGAAGCTGGAGTTGCAGAAGCCTTTCGTCGGCGATGCCTATCAGGCATCTCGCCTGCCGGAGATCCCGAAGACGTTGCGCGATGCGACCGAGACGCTGGCGAAGTCGAAGATGCTGAAGCAGGCGCTCGGCGAGGACGTGCTCGAACATTATGTCCACACGGCAAAATGGGAGCAGTTCGAATACGACCGCCGCATTACGGATTGGGAACTGCACAGAGGGTTCGAGCGGTACTAGGGTAGCAGCCAACGTCGGCGCTGCCCCCACCCTTTCCCGGCGAGAATGGGAAGGGCGCCACCGTCGGAGCGCTTCCCTTCTCCTTTCCACGGGAGAAGATGCGGAGGATGAGGGTAGCGCCAAACCGTGTGATTTTCGATTGTTGTAAAAGTACGAGGACTTGCAAAATGACCGAAACGGTCAAACTCATTACCCCCATTGACGGCTCGATCTATGCCGAGCGGCCCGTGGCAACGGACCAGGCGATCAATGCCGCTGTCGAGCGCGCCAAGGCGGCGCAGGAGAAATGGGCCGAAACGCCGATCGTCGAGCGCGGCAAGTACATGCTGGCGATGCTCGAAGCGCTGGTCGCGATGACCGACGAGATCGTGCCCGAGATCGCCTGGCAGATGGGGCGTCCGGTGCGCTATGGCGGCGAGTTCGGCGGTGTCAAGGAACGCACCAATTACATGGTCGAGATCGCCGAGGCGGCGCTGAAATCCGTGCCGGCATCCAACCCGAAGGACGGCTTTCGGCGTTATGTGAAGAAGGATCCGCTCGGCTTGGTCATGGTGATCGCGCCCTGGAACTATCCCTATCTGACCGCCGTCAACACGATCGTGCCGGCGCTGATGGCAGGCAACGCCGTCATCCTCAAGCATGCGGCGCAGACGCTGCTAGTCGGCGAGCGCTTTCAGCAGGCCTTCGACAAGGCCGGCCTGCCCAAGGGCGTGTTCCAGAACATCGTGCTCAACCACGCCCAGACCGAAAAGCTGCTTGGTTCTGGCAAGATCGACCATGTCAATTTCACCGGTTCGGTCGGCGGCGGCCGCGCCATCGAAAAGGCGGCGGCGGGCACCTTCATGACGCTCGGCCTCGAGCTTGGCGGCAAGGATCCGGCCTATGTGCTGCCCGACGCCAAAATGGATCATGCTGTCGCCAACCTGGTCGACGGCGCCTTCTACAATTCCGGCCAGTGCTGCTGCGGCATCGAGCGCGTCTATGTGCACGAGAAGGTCTATGACGAGTTCGTCGAGGGCTTCATCGCCGAGACCAGGAACTACGTCGTCGGCAATCCACTGGAGCAGGCCACGACTATGGGGCCGATGGCGCAGGCGCGCTTCGCCGACCTGATCCGCGAGCAGAAGGCAGAGGCGTTGCGCAAGGGCGCCAAGGCGCACATCAACATGAAGGTGGCTAACGACAGGGCGGGCTCGCCCTATCTGGCGCCGGAGGTGCTGACCCACGTCGACCATCAGATGAGCGTCATGCGCGAGGAGAGCTTTGGCCCGATCGTCGGCATCATGAAGGTGCGCAACGACGAGGAGGCGATCGCGCTGATGAACGACAGCCCCTATGGGCTGACGGCCTCGATCTGGACCAGGGATACCGAGCATGCGGTGGCGATCGGCAACCGCGTCGAGACCGGCACGGTGTTCATGAACCGCTGCGACTATCTCGATCCGGCCCTGGTCTGGACCGGCGTCAAGGACACCGGCAAGGGTGCGGCACTGTCAGCCATCGGTTACGATAATCTGACCCGGCCGAAATCCTTCCACCTGCGCGAAGCCATCTGATTTTTCGAAAGACAAGCAATGTCCAAGCTGATCTCCAAATGGAACTACCCCACCACCGTCCGCTTCGGCGCCGGGCGCATCAAGGAATTGCCGGAGGTCCTGGCGGCCACCGGCATCAAGCGGCCGCTCTTCGTCACTGATCCGGGCCTGGCGAAACTGCCGGTCGTCGCCTCGACGCTGAAGATTCTCGACGATGCCAAGGTGCCCTACGGCGTCTTCTCGGAGGTGAGACCGAACCCGGTCGAGTCCAACCTCACCGCCGGCATTGCCGTGTTCAAGAAGGGCAAGCATGATGGCGTCATCGCCTTCGGCGGCGGCTCGGCGCTCGATCTCGGCAAGCTGATCGCCTTCCAGGCGGGCCAGACGCGGCCGGTGTGGGATTTCGAGGATGTCGGCGACTGGTGGACGCGCGCCAACTCCGACGCCATCGCTCCGATCATCGCGGTTCCGACCACGGCTGGTACCGGATCGGAGGTCGGCCGCGCCGGCGTCATCACCAATGAGGAGACGCACACCAAGAAGGTCATCTTCCATCCGAAGCTGCTGCCGGCGATCGTGATCGCCGATCCGGAGCTGTCGGTTGGCATGCCTGGCTTCATCACCGCCGGCACCGGCATGGATGCGCTTGCCCACTGCCTCGAGGCCTATTGTGCGCCGGGCTACCATCCGATGGCCGATGGCATCGCTGTGGAGGGCATTCGCCTGGTGTTCGAGAACCTGCCGAAGGCCTTCGCCAACGGCAAGGACCTCGTCGCGCGCGCCCATATGATGAGCGCGGCCGCCATGGGCGCCACCGCTTTCCAGAAGGGGCTGGGCGCCATCCACTCGCTGTCGCATCCAGTCGGCGCGCTCTACGATACCCATCACGGCATGACCAATGCCGTGTTCATGCCCTATGTGCTCGCCTTCAATCGCGACTCCATCGAGGAGCGTATTGCCCGGCTCGCCGCCTATTGCGGCATCAAGGGAGGCTTCGATGGCTTTGCCAAGGCCATCATCAAGCTGCGCAAGGAGTTGAAGGTGCCGCACGCGCTTCCGGGCCTG is part of the Mesorhizobium loti genome and encodes:
- a CDS encoding aldehyde dehydrogenase family protein, with translation MTETVKLITPIDGSIYAERPVATDQAINAAVERAKAAQEKWAETPIVERGKYMLAMLEALVAMTDEIVPEIAWQMGRPVRYGGEFGGVKERTNYMVEIAEAALKSVPASNPKDGFRRYVKKDPLGLVMVIAPWNYPYLTAVNTIVPALMAGNAVILKHAAQTLLVGERFQQAFDKAGLPKGVFQNIVLNHAQTEKLLGSGKIDHVNFTGSVGGGRAIEKAAAGTFMTLGLELGGKDPAYVLPDAKMDHAVANLVDGAFYNSGQCCCGIERVYVHEKVYDEFVEGFIAETRNYVVGNPLEQATTMGPMAQARFADLIREQKAEALRKGAKAHINMKVANDRAGSPYLAPEVLTHVDHQMSVMREESFGPIVGIMKVRNDEEAIALMNDSPYGLTASIWTRDTEHAVAIGNRVETGTVFMNRCDYLDPALVWTGVKDTGKGAALSAIGYDNLTRPKSFHLREAI
- a CDS encoding amino acid permease, yielding MAAPGYTDVDKAEDVKHLHSMGYAQELERRLSRFSNFAVSFSIICILSGGINSLAQATSGAGGIGIGIGWLVGCFVSLTFAVAMSQISSAYPTAGGLYHWGSILGNRGTGWVTAWLNLLGLITVLGAINVGTWTFFVGAFGPALGIDGSLTNQMIFLVIITGAQALINHLGIKLTAKLTDFSGYLIFFGSILIAVVCLFSAETWDFSRLFTFHNYSGDAGAGVWPSVSNAWVFALGLLLPIYTITGYDASAHTSEETIKAASSVPRAMVMSVIWSAVFGYLFLAAFVLMIPNMDDAAKQGWNVFFWAFDQRVSPGLKEFVYLVVFIAQLLCGLATVTSASRMIFAFSRDGGLPGSAALAKVSPTYRTPVAAIWTASILSVLFVWGSTLVSVAGTSAYTIVVSCTVIFLFLSFTVPIVLGMLAWGTPKWDKMGPWNMGRGVFMLFAFLSIVSMILIFIIGIQPPNDWALYITVGFFVLTAIVWFAFERNRFQGPPLGDIIAARQAAIKAAEQAVGETGH
- a CDS encoding glutamine synthetase family protein, whose product is MAGNFSFDQLKKAVSSGEIDTVLACIVDMQGRLAGKRFLAQYFVDSAHDETHGCNYLLAADIDMEPVPGYKAASWSKGYGDFVMKPDLATLRRIPWLEKTALVICDVLDHHTHDDLPHSPRAILKKQVKRLQERGYIGYFASELEFYLFNETYDSARKKHWQGLDTASPYIGDYQIGITTKEEGVMRRLRNEMEAAGIPIENSKGEWGPGQEEINVRYAEALDMADRHVILKNGAKEIAESEGKAISFMSKYNYGLAGNSSHIHNSLWSADGKTPLFFDKKADWTLSTLGQQWAAGQLKYAKEFTWFLAPYINSYKRFQAGTFAPTKIMWSEDNRTAGFRLCGEGTKGIRMECRIGGADLNPYLAFAALIAAGLAGIDEKLELQKPFVGDAYQASRLPEIPKTLRDATETLAKSKMLKQALGEDVLEHYVHTAKWEQFEYDRRITDWELHRGFERY
- a CDS encoding iron-containing alcohol dehydrogenase encodes the protein MSKLISKWNYPTTVRFGAGRIKELPEVLAATGIKRPLFVTDPGLAKLPVVASTLKILDDAKVPYGVFSEVRPNPVESNLTAGIAVFKKGKHDGVIAFGGGSALDLGKLIAFQAGQTRPVWDFEDVGDWWTRANSDAIAPIIAVPTTAGTGSEVGRAGVITNEETHTKKVIFHPKLLPAIVIADPELSVGMPGFITAGTGMDALAHCLEAYCAPGYHPMADGIAVEGIRLVFENLPKAFANGKDLVARAHMMSAAAMGATAFQKGLGAIHSLSHPVGALYDTHHGMTNAVFMPYVLAFNRDSIEERIARLAAYCGIKGGFDGFAKAIIKLRKELKVPHALPGLIKGLDMDKKRKALIADMAVVDPTAGGNPVKLTKKAALTLLENAIAGTI
- a CDS encoding N-formylglutamate amidohydrolase, whose protein sequence is MEKARPASLASSDTVGVTNPGGSSPFVLTCDHASNFLPAEFGTLGLAAEDLSRHIAWDPGALPVALRMAQALDATLVESRISRLVVDCNRPLDAPDLVPPVSETTVIPGNAGLSEKQRAARVALSWQPFHGAIERIVEERLARGQETRLVSVHSFTPVYKGRDRPWHIGIIHDEDRRLASPLISALRRLAGITVGVNEPYSPADRVYFTLERHARSRGLPCAMIEIRNDEISGETGQRKWADLLTGIFSDLEPEEATRPRSHSVRKSVQSAS